The Pseudomonas rhizosphaerae genomic sequence GCTTATCGGCGCTGGCCCGGCGCCGATGGGGTATGTCATCGTCGGCGATCAGCACCCGCTCCATGACCCGGGGGAAATCGCCGTAGTTGTACACCGGGTCATGCAGTGCGGCGCGGTTGTCCCAGAACGCCACATCGCCCGGTTGCCATTTGAAGCGCACAGGGTATTCGGGTCAGGCCACAGCTTCATCCTGACGCGGTCTCGCGTTGCGGTTGGCAGGCACCTCCAGACCGAGGTTGTCGCGCAGGGTCAGGCCGGGGTATTCGGTGCGCAACAGGCCGCGTTGCTGAAGGATCGGCACCACGTAGCGGGTGAAGTATTCGAGGCCGTCGGGCAACAGCGAGTTGATGATGAACCCGTCGGCGGCGTGGCCCTCGAACCAGGCTTGCACGGCGTCGGCAACCTCTTCGGGCA encodes the following:
- a CDS encoding TauD/TfdA family dioxygenase; translation: MRFKWQPGDVAFWDNRAALHDPVYNYGDFPRVMERVLIADDDIPHRRRASADKPR